The Moritella sp. 24 sequence TTTAACCATTGTTGCTTTAGAGGTTATATTGTGATTGATATTAAGTTAAGATTGAAAAATTTAAAAATGAACCAAGTTGACTTTGCTGCAAAATGTGGAGTTTCTGGTGTTCAAGTGTCTAAGTGGGTTAATGGCCATGCAGAAGTCCCTATTTATGCCCAAAACATTTTAAATCTGATTGAAAAAATAGGTCGTGATCAGCTTTTAGATAAGCTGACAAATTTAGCTAATATTTTAACTGACGGACATTATACGATATGTAAATTCACTACTAATTATCGAGTTGGGTTAGGAACTCCAGCAGATCGTGATTTTATTGATAAAATGGCTGAAGGTA is a genomic window containing:
- a CDS encoding DNA-binding transcriptional regulator, whose translation is MIDIKLRLKNLKMNQVDFAAKCGVSGVQVSKWVNGHAEVPIYAQNILNLIEKIGRDQLLDKLTNLANILTDGHYTICKFTTNYRVGLGTPADRDFIDKMAEGKTLNEAISNLLNKITTVA